The Candidatus Omnitrophota bacterium genome contains the following window.
ATTACCGATAGGATTTTCCGGGGTGCTCTCCACTATAGCAGCCGCGCCTCCAAAAGCATCGATCGCTTCCAGGTCAAATACCCCGCAGGTTAAAAACGCCTTTTTGCCGGTAACCAGCAAAATGCTGAACCCCTGCCACTTGACCTGCACGCCTTCAACCGAACCATTCCTGGTATTATATGACTTAGTACAGATATCCATCATCCCTCCATAGGGGACGGTTCCTCTTCCCCTTTCCCGCTGTCGCATATACAGTTACAACAAGGCATTTGTCAAATACCCACTTTAATAAAATCCATTCGCGAATACAACAATTCTTATTAGGAACCATTCCCTTTATCTTACCAGTATCCGCTTTTTCTTATCTTTTCGCGCATCTCTTCGCTTATGCCCGGCAAAAACTCTCTTTTCCCGTTGTTATATTTCCGCAAGCCTTTTATCAGGGAATCCAAACGCCCCCTCAGCATTTCAGCTATTTTAGGGCGGGATCCCCTGAGATTATTTTTTTCCCCTTTATCCTTACGGAGATCAAAAATATATTCAGCGGCTTTTTCACGGCCATCCCGAAGATCATCCCTTTCACGGATATACTTCCATTTCACCGAACGCAAAGAACGAATACCGTCAGTCCCCTGGCTGAATACAACTTCATTAACAGCAACGCCTTTTTTGTTTTCCAACAGCCCTACCAGGCTCATCCCTTGAGCCTGCGCGGGTACCGGAATGGATAACAAACCCAAGATCGTTGGGAGAATATCTATACTCTGGGCCAACAAATCAATACGCATCCCTTTATTCAAACCAGGCAGGTAATATATCAGCGGGACATGGATACTTTCATCATACAAATAACGGCCATGCCCGACATGGCCATGCTCTTTATATTCATTCCCATGATCAGCCGTTATCACGATTATGGTCCTATCATAGACCCCCCGGGCCTTTAACTCCTCGACGATCCCGCCAACCAGTTTTTCATCCGCCTCATATATCGCGCTATCCAGCAACCTTAAAAACTCCCGAAGCTGCTTTTTATTCAGAGAATTTATATAATCGTAAAAGCTGTTTACCCACATCCCGTCGACCCCGCCGGCCAAAGGCACTGGCTTGGGCCTCAACAAAATGTTTTTTTTCTCCACCAACCTTTTCCCAGCCCATCGATATACCTTCTCGGGATATTTTTTCAACATAGTCCGAGCGACATTCTCCCAGCGCTTTTTCCGAGATGCATCCAATTCCGCGGGGATATGCATAAATAAACTCATATTGCATTCTACCCAGATCTTTCCTAATGCCGGATATATCCTTTCGGGGTCCTCATTAAGCATATTTCGCAATTCATCCCACCATCTCTGCCGCAGGTCATCCAGCCCGGATTTAAATTCATCCGACACCAGGCGGGAAAATCGATTATCCGCCCTGCAGAACGGGAAGGTCAGTTCATGAGGGAGATACGAATGCACCGTAAGAAAGAATTTGTCCCGGCTGTTCAGGTTGATCCAATCGCGGATCTGGCCGCAGCCTCCAAAAGGGCTAAGTTCGGATATGGACTTAAATCCATTAAGCAATCCCGGCGCAGAGCCGGAATGCGGGTCATAAACGGACCCAAACCAACCGGTATTATAACCCTGCCCGTTCATTACCTGCGCCAGGGTCAATATATTATCCGGCAGCCTATCCTTCAGCACATCCATAACGTTATGTGCGCAAGGGTATAATGAAGTGAAGATAGAAGTTACGGCAGGCAGGGTATAAGCGGACGCGCTAAAGGCATTAGTAAAAAGCACCGATTTATCCGCCAAAGCGTCGATATTGGGCGAGACCTTTTCAGGATATC
Protein-coding sequences here:
- a CDS encoding YunC family protein — translated: MMDICTKSYNTRNGSVEGVQVKWQGFSILLVTGKKAFLTCGVFDLEAIDAFGGAAAIVESTPENPIGNLERFPNRKITRVNSKAKALGIDAGMDVKDAFEIIA
- a CDS encoding sulfatase-like hydrolase/transferase, which codes for MPMHRIFRGFIIKAVILGIFFGCFLFFSPDAARAGGSPEFSGKYEGYNLVLIILDALRPDRLGCYGYPEKVSPNIDALADKSVLFTNAFSASAYTLPAVTSIFTSLYPCAHNVMDVLKDRLPDNILTLAQVMNGQGYNTGWFGSVYDPHSGSAPGLLNGFKSISELSPFGGCGQIRDWINLNSRDKFFLTVHSYLPHELTFPFCRADNRFSRLVSDEFKSGLDDLRQRWWDELRNMLNEDPERIYPALGKIWVECNMSLFMHIPAELDASRKKRWENVARTMLKKYPEKVYRWAGKRLVEKKNILLRPKPVPLAGGVDGMWVNSFYDYINSLNKKQLREFLRLLDSAIYEADEKLVGGIVEELKARGVYDRTIIVITADHGNEYKEHGHVGHGRYLYDESIHVPLIYYLPGLNKGMRIDLLAQSIDILPTILGLLSIPVPAQAQGMSLVGLLENKKGVAVNEVVFSQGTDGIRSLRSVKWKYIRERDDLRDGREKAAEYIFDLRKDKGEKNNLRGSRPKIAEMLRGRLDSLIKGLRKYNNGKREFLPGISEEMREKIRKSGYW